The following are from one region of the Candidatus Obscuribacterales bacterium genome:
- a CDS encoding DUF1611 domain-containing protein, with amino-acid sequence MLSVESRHVQTYYSQTARLVIYAQGELTKGKAKTAEGVLRYAKNPVVAVIDSKEAGKKVGDITWISDSQVPIVSSVKESLAYKPDALLIGVAWSGGRLPSEWRADIMEALKSGMDVINGLHDFLSDDEEIAKVARENGRNLIDVRRPPENLPIGTGKAINTKAMTVLTVGSDCSTGKMTVSLELDALAKTRGYKSQFVATGQTGIMIHGWGIPLDRVIGDFMAGAIEELVVEAGKDNEFVFVEGQGSIVNASFSGVTLSLLHGSCPKAMILCHKPTRSEDTAGFKLWSLSKLIPLYEQMAACMRPSKVVGIALNTYGMDDKAAAKAIEDAEKETGLPTTDPVRFGSDKLLDAILKHREKVS; translated from the coding sequence ATGTTAAGTGTTGAGTCCAGGCATGTCCAAACCTATTACAGCCAAACTGCCCGCCTGGTTATATACGCCCAAGGCGAACTAACTAAAGGCAAGGCGAAGACAGCCGAAGGCGTCCTGCGCTATGCCAAAAATCCTGTCGTGGCGGTAATCGACAGCAAAGAAGCCGGTAAAAAAGTGGGGGATATCACCTGGATATCCGATTCACAAGTACCAATAGTCAGCTCCGTCAAAGAATCACTTGCCTACAAACCCGATGCTCTTCTAATAGGTGTTGCCTGGTCGGGTGGCAGATTGCCCTCAGAATGGCGCGCCGACATCATGGAAGCACTGAAGTCCGGCATGGATGTAATAAACGGACTGCATGACTTTTTATCCGATGACGAAGAAATTGCCAAAGTAGCAAGAGAAAACGGCCGCAACCTTATAGATGTGCGACGTCCGCCGGAAAATTTGCCAATTGGAACAGGCAAAGCTATAAACACAAAAGCAATGACGGTATTAACCGTCGGCTCTGATTGCTCAACAGGCAAAATGACTGTTTCTCTAGAGCTCGATGCCTTAGCAAAGACTCGCGGCTATAAATCGCAATTTGTAGCTACAGGACAAACAGGCATAATGATTCATGGCTGGGGAATTCCTCTTGATCGCGTAATCGGCGATTTCATGGCTGGAGCCATTGAGGAATTGGTTGTTGAAGCCGGCAAAGACAACGAATTTGTTTTCGTTGAAGGTCAAGGCTCAATAGTAAACGCCAGTTTTTCCGGCGTGACGCTTTCGCTTTTGCATGGAAGTTGCCCAAAAGCAATGATTCTCTGCCACAAACCAACACGCTCAGAAGACACTGCAGGATTCAAGTTGTGGAGTCTATCCAAACTGATACCACTTTATGAACAAATGGCTGCCTGCATGCGACCATCAAAAGTTGTCGGCATTGCCTTAAACACATACGGCATGGACGACAAAGCAGCTGCTAAGGCAATTGAGGATGCAGAAAAGGAAACTGGCTTGCCTACAACTGATCCTGTGCGATTTGGATCGGACAAACTATTAGACGCTATCCTAAAACACCGGGAGAAAGTATCGTGA
- a CDS encoding dipeptide epimerase, whose product MKTMVSSIELKFEPLILETAHPFGISYGTSKTTENILVRLRWQEFEGLGEAAPVSYHNESLATVNAVLKTWQDADILGNDPFAIADIAQRLDKSIAGNASAKAAVEMAMHDLAGKIAGQPIYKMLGLSQLKAPMTDFTIGIDSLDVVEKKTAEAVEAGYKMLKVKQGTDYDKEIIKRVRKLAPNLPLRVDANGAWTVKQAIHMSHFLAEHNIQFIEQPLPKYAPVEEFRLVRENSPVPIFSDESICRANDVARFAGAIDGVVVKLAKTGGLLEALKVIHTARAHSMQIMFGCMIESSIGVTAAAQLAGLVDYLDLDGALLLAHDPYLGAEYCDGYLKLSDRPGLGVIPR is encoded by the coding sequence GTGAAGACTATGGTTTCAAGCATAGAACTTAAATTCGAACCACTGATTTTGGAAACAGCTCATCCATTTGGTATTTCTTATGGAACATCCAAAACAACAGAAAATATTCTCGTTCGTTTGCGCTGGCAGGAATTCGAAGGTCTAGGTGAAGCAGCTCCCGTCTCGTACCACAATGAGAGTCTGGCAACTGTCAATGCTGTTTTAAAAACCTGGCAAGACGCAGATATCTTAGGCAATGATCCGTTTGCTATTGCCGACATTGCTCAGCGTCTGGATAAATCAATCGCCGGCAATGCTTCAGCTAAAGCAGCTGTAGAAATGGCCATGCATGATCTAGCCGGCAAGATAGCCGGACAGCCTATATATAAGATGCTTGGACTTTCCCAATTGAAAGCACCGATGACTGATTTCACAATTGGAATCGACAGCTTGGATGTTGTGGAAAAGAAAACAGCCGAAGCCGTTGAAGCGGGCTATAAAATGCTCAAAGTTAAACAAGGCACTGATTACGACAAAGAGATAATCAAGCGCGTACGCAAGTTGGCGCCCAATTTACCGTTACGAGTAGACGCCAATGGTGCCTGGACGGTAAAACAAGCTATTCACATGTCGCATTTTCTTGCCGAGCACAATATCCAGTTCATTGAACAACCACTACCCAAGTACGCGCCTGTTGAAGAGTTTCGCCTAGTGCGCGAAAACTCGCCTGTTCCAATCTTTTCAGACGAGAGTATTTGCCGCGCCAATGATGTTGCTCGCTTTGCCGGTGCAATCGATGGCGTAGTTGTGAAATTGGCCAAAACAGGCGGTCTTTTAGAAGCGCTGAAAGTTATCCATACGGCACGCGCTCATTCAATGCAAATCATGTTTGGTTGCATGATCGAATCATCAATTGGTGTAACAGCAGCGGCTCAACTTGCCGGACTTGTTGATTATCTCGATCTCGATGGTGCACTCTTGTTGGCTCACGATCCTTATCTAGGAGCTGAGTATTGCGATGGTTACCTGAAACTATCCGACAGACCCGGACTTGGTGTAATTCCTCGCTAA
- a CDS encoding thioredoxin fold domain-containing protein: MSKKPALIIGILCIIVGVIGVVIQIFGDSGHGPEMGHMQTEGKDLVQWQTPETFAKMSGTPVKPVLYDFSAVWCGPCKRLANDVFGDAETATFINNNFTPVQVMEPDGFAPQSVKDMQNKFGITGFPTLIVQGKSKDQMRSIVGYPGKYATIDFLKQSLTEVQQ; the protein is encoded by the coding sequence ATGTCTAAAAAACCGGCTCTTATCATAGGCATACTCTGCATCATTGTCGGGGTAATCGGGGTAGTCATCCAAATATTTGGCGACTCAGGTCATGGACCAGAAATGGGACACATGCAGACTGAGGGCAAGGACTTAGTGCAATGGCAGACTCCGGAGACTTTTGCAAAAATGTCCGGCACACCGGTAAAGCCAGTTTTGTATGATTTCTCGGCAGTTTGGTGCGGACCATGCAAGAGGCTAGCAAATGATGTCTTCGGTGATGCGGAAACCGCCACTTTCATCAATAACAACTTCACGCCGGTGCAAGTAATGGAACCAGATGGTTTTGCTCCGCAATCAGTCAAAGATATGCAGAACAAATTCGGCATCACAGGATTTCCCACACTTATCGTGCAAGGCAAAAGCAAAGATCAAATGCGTTCGATTGTCGGCTATCCAGGTAAATATGCCACGATAGACTTTCTCAAGCAGTCGCTGACAGAAGTACAACAGTAA
- a CDS encoding peptidylprolyl isomerase, protein MKRHVALLAISLCLVSLTSCSKAPEKTAKPVEEKKAAATATPKLDLAKMSGTTLICKVAGSPITVDDYRRGFKLEEIQLQAAVSSNPQMRAGLLESAKKNGLTLTEGEKTRLISLARQNKAADAKSFERYLRENKLTQADFDKQILDVGLAFKAAEIVLQQTFFNELVNRQMLYDAGRNAGLVRKANNQFSQFKKTPNYNQIAQLTGFTKDELNKELLKQEVITLYIDRLRQKAPVSNDEIRELYNKNLKVFQMPERIRLSEIIIPAPMQDNGPIMSLKTQVKRAQPTWTEAQVEQGAAQVLQQQKSKAETVMVQAKSGASFAQLANANDPRAQKTRSGGDIGYRQKSQLPKEIADILWKMKAGEVMPQMLQDPIGFHIMKVTGHEPAGPAPMADVREYLKANIVMAKGGEYVTKWLEDQRKTAKIEFAPEFQALLADQTKLGALPPGAKPGETSTVAPTGPIPATEQAVPNPQ, encoded by the coding sequence ATGAAACGACACGTAGCTTTGCTTGCCATTTCTCTTTGTTTGGTCTCCTTGACCAGTTGCTCGAAAGCCCCTGAGAAAACAGCTAAACCTGTTGAGGAAAAGAAAGCGGCAGCGACTGCGACTCCCAAATTGGATCTGGCAAAGATGTCCGGCACGACACTTATCTGCAAAGTAGCTGGTTCGCCAATTACTGTGGACGATTATCGCCGTGGATTTAAGTTGGAAGAGATTCAGTTGCAAGCGGCAGTCTCGTCCAATCCACAGATGCGCGCGGGCTTGCTTGAGAGCGCCAAGAAGAATGGATTGACTCTTACAGAGGGCGAAAAGACAAGACTTATTTCTCTTGCTCGTCAGAATAAAGCAGCTGATGCAAAATCGTTTGAGCGTTATTTGCGCGAAAACAAACTAACGCAAGCTGATTTCGATAAACAAATTCTTGATGTGGGTTTGGCATTCAAAGCTGCTGAAATAGTTTTGCAGCAAACATTTTTCAATGAGTTGGTCAATCGTCAGATGCTTTATGATGCAGGGCGTAATGCCGGATTAGTGCGCAAGGCGAATAATCAATTCAGCCAGTTTAAGAAAACGCCGAATTACAATCAAATTGCGCAATTGACGGGCTTTACGAAAGACGAATTGAACAAAGAACTTCTCAAGCAAGAAGTGATTACCTTGTACATCGATCGCTTGCGTCAGAAAGCGCCAGTAAGCAACGATGAGATTCGTGAGCTCTACAACAAGAATCTAAAAGTGTTTCAAATGCCTGAGCGCATTCGCTTGAGTGAAATTATTATTCCGGCCCCGATGCAGGACAATGGTCCTATCATGAGCCTGAAGACACAAGTGAAGCGTGCGCAGCCGACTTGGACGGAAGCTCAAGTCGAGCAAGGTGCGGCGCAAGTGCTTCAGCAGCAAAAGTCTAAGGCGGAGACGGTAATGGTGCAGGCAAAATCCGGCGCAAGTTTTGCCCAGTTGGCCAATGCAAATGATCCCCGTGCGCAAAAGACACGTTCAGGTGGTGACATTGGCTATCGTCAAAAGTCACAGTTGCCGAAAGAAATCGCCGACATCCTCTGGAAAATGAAAGCCGGAGAAGTAATGCCGCAGATGTTGCAAGATCCTATTGGTTTTCACATCATGAAGGTTACAGGTCACGAACCGGCAGGACCGGCACCAATGGCTGATGTGCGCGAATACTTGAAAGCAAATATCGTCATGGCAAAAGGTGGCGAATACGTAACCAAATGGTTGGAAGATCAGCGCAAGACAGCAAAAATTGAATTTGCACCTGAGTTCCAGGCACTACTTGCTGATCAGACGAAATTAGGCGCGCTGCCACCGGGTGCAAAGCCTGGCGAAACGTCAACAGTTGCACCGACTGGTCCAATCCCTGCCACAGAGCAGGCAGTGCCAAATCCGCAATAG
- the mfd gene encoding transcription-repair coupling factor, translating to MAELTITGLTDSAKSLVLALLHNQIKRPFFLVTSDNHEAARYYQELSNFSRYPVYFYPASEISPYEQVASSPDTTAQQMEVLQHLLRSEDKTSFVVLPARALMQRVLDKDTLSRETLSLNVGLSIESQKLAEHLVKLGYTREHLVSVRGEFSVRGDIVDIFPSFGSPVRIELFGDEVESIRTFNVESQRSHDELQSVLVPPRWWVVLSDNENIAAVLRKAVDKAGETLSDEAFDTLRTVVENDVLAIEAGQYTEGTEYYAPFIHEHFATILDYVPEDALVFTDEWETVSQSLLSYEQKLEDALDEGLAAGRLLPLPRLLHPKVNEIVETFKAQQRAFISSMPTFGEDGEQVDSVNFACHGIERFNGQIPQFVEKVRHWRREGYRVIVTSDQAQRVLGLLKEWDCPASYVAGHDLSHDGKSAFESGDGNGKLEAPQEPKVDSLGTPYVVDQNEVWVTRQGFVGAFRLDDVKIVSVTEAELFGVKRKPTTYRRPVADKTHERFYSVTDLKVGDFVVHAKQGIGEFVGIERVSLDGQEREFLSIQYAGDDRLYVPVDQVNLLSRYRGAGGVAPRLSRMGGAEWESTKRRVKRSIKQVAEDLTNLYAVRAKQEGFACPPDTPWQYEMEEAFPFEETPDQWQAIVDSKKDLESNKPMDRLICGDVGFGKTEVAVRAIFKMVMSGKQAAVLVPTTILAQQHFNTLVERFAAYPIKVGLLSRFRTAKEQREVIQRLAVGECDVVVGTHRLLQKDIAFKDLGLVVIDEEQRFGVAHKEKLKHLRVMVDVLTMSATPIPRTLYMALSGARDMSLIHTPPVNRAPIKTFVGEYKPALLRTAILHELERGGQVYVVHNRVETIENVALEVKELVPEARIAIGHGQMNERDLEAVMLDFYAHQTDILVCTTIIESGLDIPNVNTIIVDEADKLGLAQMYQLRGRVGRSDVQAYAYCLFRGNKVLSETAQSRLKAIRELTHLGSGYQIALRDMEIRGVGNILGAEQHGHMVAIGFDLYCKMLEESVAELKGEETAGDLDTQIDINVTAFIPESYMADADQKIIEYKRLADVKSERELVILTEEWRDRFGALPVETQQLVAVVRLRLKASKANVSSVKPDPMGSGSRLAVDFRLQAWLAIQNRLPKHLATRTTYKPGSAGGHGSSPYILVRTQDMTPAEQLDLLEELLSAMVGHSSPSAA from the coding sequence ATGGCGGAACTGACAATTACCGGTTTAACTGATTCTGCGAAGTCTTTGGTTCTGGCGCTTTTGCACAACCAGATTAAGCGTCCGTTCTTTTTAGTGACATCAGACAACCATGAAGCGGCTCGCTACTATCAAGAATTAAGTAACTTTAGCCGATATCCTGTCTACTTCTATCCGGCGTCGGAAATTTCGCCTTATGAACAAGTAGCCAGCAGCCCGGATACTACAGCTCAACAGATGGAAGTGTTGCAGCACTTGTTGCGCAGTGAAGATAAAACATCATTTGTTGTATTGCCTGCCAGAGCACTTATGCAGAGAGTGCTTGATAAGGACACTTTGTCCAGAGAAACACTTTCTCTAAATGTTGGATTGAGCATTGAGTCTCAGAAATTAGCCGAACATTTAGTGAAGCTTGGCTATACCAGAGAGCATCTGGTTAGTGTTCGTGGTGAATTTAGCGTTCGTGGCGACATCGTAGATATTTTTCCGTCATTTGGATCGCCTGTAAGAATTGAGTTGTTTGGTGACGAAGTTGAATCAATTCGTACATTCAATGTTGAAAGCCAACGTTCGCATGATGAATTGCAATCAGTACTGGTACCGCCGCGCTGGTGGGTTGTTTTGTCCGACAATGAAAATATTGCAGCTGTTTTGCGAAAGGCAGTCGACAAGGCCGGCGAGACTTTGTCTGACGAAGCGTTCGATACTTTGCGTACTGTAGTTGAAAACGACGTATTGGCCATTGAAGCTGGACAATACACGGAAGGCACTGAATACTACGCGCCTTTTATCCATGAACATTTTGCTACTATCCTCGATTATGTTCCTGAAGATGCGCTTGTCTTTACCGATGAATGGGAAACTGTTTCTCAGTCGTTGTTGAGCTATGAACAAAAGCTTGAAGATGCGCTTGATGAGGGACTTGCCGCCGGCAGATTATTGCCGTTGCCGCGTTTGTTGCATCCTAAGGTCAATGAGATAGTAGAGACTTTCAAGGCTCAGCAAAGAGCCTTCATAAGTTCGATGCCGACATTTGGTGAAGATGGTGAACAAGTTGACTCGGTTAATTTTGCTTGTCACGGCATTGAGCGTTTCAACGGGCAGATTCCGCAGTTTGTAGAAAAGGTGCGTCATTGGCGCCGTGAGGGATATCGCGTAATTGTCACTTCCGATCAAGCTCAGCGGGTGCTTGGTTTATTGAAAGAGTGGGATTGTCCTGCCTCTTACGTGGCCGGTCATGATTTAAGCCATGACGGCAAGAGTGCTTTTGAATCCGGTGACGGCAACGGCAAATTAGAAGCGCCACAAGAGCCTAAAGTAGATTCGTTAGGCACTCCCTATGTTGTTGACCAAAATGAAGTGTGGGTAACACGACAAGGCTTTGTTGGTGCGTTTCGTTTAGACGATGTAAAAATTGTCTCTGTAACAGAAGCAGAGTTGTTTGGCGTCAAGAGAAAACCAACAACCTATAGACGGCCGGTTGCCGACAAAACTCATGAACGTTTTTACTCAGTCACTGACTTAAAAGTCGGCGATTTTGTGGTGCATGCTAAGCAGGGCATAGGCGAGTTTGTCGGCATTGAAAGAGTTTCTCTCGATGGACAAGAGCGTGAGTTTCTCTCTATTCAATACGCTGGTGACGACAGACTTTATGTGCCTGTTGATCAAGTCAACTTGCTTTCCCGTTATCGTGGAGCAGGCGGCGTTGCGCCTCGTTTATCGAGAATGGGTGGTGCCGAGTGGGAATCAACCAAGAGACGCGTTAAGCGTTCAATTAAGCAGGTTGCTGAGGACTTGACCAACCTGTATGCGGTACGCGCCAAGCAAGAAGGCTTCGCTTGCCCGCCGGATACGCCCTGGCAGTATGAAATGGAAGAAGCATTTCCATTTGAGGAAACACCTGATCAATGGCAAGCAATTGTCGACAGTAAAAAGGATCTCGAATCCAACAAACCAATGGATCGCCTGATCTGTGGAGATGTCGGCTTCGGCAAGACAGAAGTTGCCGTTCGGGCAATCTTCAAGATGGTAATGTCCGGCAAGCAAGCGGCAGTGCTTGTGCCGACGACAATTCTGGCGCAACAACACTTCAATACTCTTGTAGAAAGATTTGCGGCTTATCCAATAAAGGTTGGTTTGCTCAGCCGATTCCGCACGGCAAAAGAACAGCGTGAAGTAATTCAGCGCCTGGCTGTCGGTGAGTGCGATGTGGTTGTCGGCACACATAGACTGTTGCAAAAAGATATTGCTTTCAAAGATCTCGGTCTTGTGGTCATCGATGAAGAACAGCGTTTTGGTGTTGCCCACAAAGAAAAGCTCAAGCATTTGCGCGTCATGGTTGATGTCTTGACCATGTCGGCAACGCCAATTCCAAGAACTCTGTATATGGCCCTATCCGGTGCGCGCGATATGTCGCTCATTCACACGCCACCTGTAAATAGAGCGCCGATTAAGACATTTGTCGGTGAATACAAACCGGCATTATTGCGCACTGCTATTCTTCACGAATTGGAAAGAGGCGGGCAGGTCTATGTTGTCCACAATAGAGTTGAGACAATTGAAAATGTTGCACTGGAAGTTAAAGAACTTGTTCCGGAAGCACGAATTGCTATTGGTCATGGACAAATGAATGAGCGCGATCTGGAGGCGGTGATGCTTGATTTTTACGCGCATCAAACGGACATTCTTGTTTGTACGACAATTATTGAATCCGGATTGGATATTCCTAACGTCAATACAATCATCGTTGATGAAGCCGACAAACTAGGACTGGCGCAGATGTACCAGTTGCGTGGACGTGTCGGCAGATCAGATGTACAGGCTTATGCTTATTGTCTTTTCAGAGGGAACAAAGTACTTTCCGAAACTGCTCAAAGCAGATTGAAAGCTATTCGTGAGCTGACCCATTTAGGATCCGGTTATCAAATTGCCTTGCGAGACATGGAAATTCGCGGTGTGGGAAATATCCTCGGCGCTGAGCAACATGGTCACATGGTGGCAATCGGTTTCGATTTGTATTGCAAGATGCTTGAAGAGTCGGTTGCTGAATTGAAGGGCGAAGAAACCGCAGGCGATCTGGATACTCAAATTGATATCAACGTCACAGCCTTTATTCCGGAATCGTACATGGCTGATGCTGACCAAAAGATTATTGAGTACAAGCGTCTGGCCGACGTGAAATCTGAGCGTGAGCTCGTCATACTCACTGAAGAATGGCGAGATAGATTTGGTGCATTGCCTGTTGAAACGCAACAGCTGGTAGCAGTTGTCAGGCTTCGTCTCAAGGCAAGCAAGGCTAATGTAAGTTCAGTCAAACCTGATCCTATGGGTTCGGGCTCGCGTCTGGCTGTTGATTTCCGCTTGCAAGCATGGCTGGCAATTCAAAATCGCTTGCCCAAGCACCTGGCAACGCGCACCACTTATAAACCTGGTTCGGCAGGTGGTCATGGTTCTTCGCCATATATTTTGGTCCGCACACAAGATATGACGCCTGCTGAACAGCTGGATTTGCTAGAAGAACTATTAAGTGCTATGGTTGGGCATAGTTCGCCGTCTGCGGCGTAA
- a CDS encoding tetratricopeptide repeat protein, whose amino-acid sequence MNRASLLVLSLIVSSSYCSVWAGEYSPEVARFLNEGDALLRQGKIGAARQDFEDALKANPNCPEAHDGIGRCFLRDGTLDRAATEFRAALKLDPLNVPSLNNLANVLYHQSKYDEAIVFYEQALKICHNNDPEILTNLANAQRSKGNNTEAIANYRLAIKNRPDFLDAYNNLALALYDEGKYPDALAAIRQALKIDGQCADAYYNLALIHRATGNFTAAREAANESLKYEKNPEFAESTKQLVDKLNQVEVAYGNLEKGTGHIRQGQWDKAEESLKAASPLPERQKTIALNNLGIALFRQHLFKDAAQTFERAIAAGHGNKAQANFNLGQARLYDGNKAGAKAAFQKAIAESNGKHALAHNLLGVMYKHENNLQAAIKEYETALAVGAPPVVHYNLGLALQQAGVYSEAIKHYEAYLKKAPHGLNAASARQEIQIIESQ is encoded by the coding sequence GTGAATAGGGCTTCCTTACTAGTTTTAAGTCTCATAGTTTCCAGCTCATATTGTTCGGTATGGGCTGGCGAATATTCACCGGAAGTAGCCCGTTTTCTAAACGAAGGGGACGCTCTGTTGCGCCAAGGCAAGATAGGCGCTGCTCGCCAGGATTTTGAAGATGCTCTTAAGGCAAATCCAAATTGCCCTGAAGCCCACGACGGCATAGGACGCTGTTTTTTAAGAGATGGTACCCTGGACAGAGCGGCTACCGAATTCCGTGCGGCGCTCAAACTTGATCCATTGAATGTGCCCAGTTTAAATAACTTGGCTAACGTTCTTTATCATCAGTCCAAATACGACGAAGCTATCGTGTTTTACGAACAAGCACTGAAAATCTGTCATAACAATGATCCGGAAATTTTGACTAATCTAGCCAATGCTCAGAGATCAAAAGGCAATAATACTGAGGCTATCGCCAACTATCGATTGGCTATTAAGAACAGACCCGATTTTCTTGACGCATACAACAATCTTGCCTTGGCTCTATACGACGAAGGCAAATACCCGGATGCATTGGCAGCAATTCGACAAGCGTTGAAAATAGACGGACAATGCGCTGACGCTTATTACAATCTGGCACTAATTCATCGCGCCACAGGCAATTTCACTGCCGCGCGTGAAGCAGCAAATGAATCTTTGAAGTACGAGAAAAATCCGGAATTTGCTGAAAGCACAAAGCAATTGGTAGACAAACTCAATCAGGTAGAAGTTGCCTACGGAAATTTGGAAAAAGGTACAGGACATATTCGTCAGGGACAGTGGGACAAAGCAGAAGAGTCTCTCAAAGCCGCTTCGCCGTTGCCCGAAAGACAAAAGACAATAGCCTTAAACAATTTGGGCATCGCTCTCTTTCGCCAACATTTGTTCAAGGATGCCGCCCAGACATTTGAACGAGCAATTGCTGCAGGGCACGGCAATAAGGCACAAGCAAACTTCAACCTGGGACAAGCGCGTCTCTATGACGGCAACAAAGCCGGTGCTAAAGCAGCTTTTCAAAAGGCGATTGCCGAATCAAACGGGAAGCACGCCCTTGCCCATAATTTACTGGGTGTGATGTATAAACACGAAAACAATCTGCAAGCGGCAATTAAAGAATACGAAACGGCATTGGCGGTTGGCGCACCACCTGTGGTGCATTACAATCTCGGTCTCGCTCTTCAACAAGCAGGCGTCTACAGTGAGGCAATTAAGCACTACGAGGCTTACCTGAAAAAGGCGCCCCACGGTCTCAATGCCGCCTCGGCCAGGCAGGAAATTCAGATTATTGAATCTCAATGA
- the mnmA gene encoding tRNA 2-thiouridine(34) synthase MnmA gives MDTNPEIAQVLEEYCQVAKTKQPSKPAPGKKRVAVCMSGGVDSSATALLLQQAGYDVVGMTGWLIKSGSRCCDTGMIDAARVCEQIGVEHHAVDLRELFKSQILDEFPKSYAEGRTPLPCSVCNTVIKWGALYNYGKKILGADYIATGHYARIVETESGAALARAKDPSKDQSYVLWELTPEQLASTLLPLGEYTKEEIRKIAQGYGLASANRPDSQDLCFIPVNSTIQEYLSNFLPESPGPIIHAVSGAKLGEHKGTHNYTIGQRRGLGISSPDPLYVTKVDPANKTVFVGPKECLLDSELTASKVNWIGKSPDEPIEALVKIRYNSPTVKATVHPLTSSQVRVIFAEPQPAVTPGQVLGIYDLSDTYVLGGGWID, from the coding sequence ATGGACACAAATCCCGAAATAGCCCAAGTTCTCGAAGAATACTGCCAGGTTGCTAAAACAAAGCAGCCGTCCAAGCCTGCGCCCGGCAAAAAGCGGGTAGCTGTCTGTATGTCCGGCGGCGTCGATTCTTCAGCAACGGCACTTTTGCTGCAACAGGCAGGCTACGACGTAGTGGGAATGACCGGCTGGCTTATTAAGTCCGGCAGTCGCTGCTGCGACACAGGCATGATTGATGCTGCTCGTGTTTGCGAGCAAATTGGTGTCGAACACCACGCAGTCGACTTGCGCGAATTGTTTAAGTCCCAAATTCTAGATGAATTCCCTAAGTCTTATGCCGAAGGAAGGACACCTCTTCCCTGCAGTGTCTGCAACACAGTAATTAAATGGGGAGCCTTATACAACTACGGCAAAAAAATTCTGGGAGCAGATTACATAGCGACAGGACATTACGCAAGAATTGTCGAGACTGAATCAGGTGCAGCCCTTGCTCGCGCCAAAGATCCAAGCAAAGATCAGTCTTATGTATTGTGGGAATTAACCCCTGAACAATTGGCGAGTACTCTTCTACCTTTGGGCGAATATACAAAGGAAGAGATCCGCAAAATTGCCCAAGGATATGGTTTAGCCTCGGCAAATCGCCCTGATAGCCAGGATCTTTGTTTCATCCCGGTAAATTCCACCATTCAAGAATATCTGAGCAATTTCCTGCCCGAGTCTCCTGGTCCAATCATTCACGCAGTAAGCGGAGCCAAACTGGGTGAACACAAAGGCACGCACAATTACACGATAGGACAACGACGCGGCTTGGGTATCTCGTCACCTGATCCTCTTTATGTGACCAAAGTGGACCCAGCCAATAAAACAGTTTTTGTCGGTCCAAAAGAATGCCTTTTGGACTCAGAGCTGACTGCCTCCAAAGTTAACTGGATAGGCAAGTCACCAGATGAACCAATTGAAGCTCTAGTGAAGATTCGCTACAACAGCCCAACCGTCAAAGCAACAGTTCACCCCTTGACTTCTTCGCAAGTCCGGGTAATCTTTGCCGAACCTCAGCCGGCAGTCACGCCAGGGCAGGTTTTAGGCATTTACGATTTGAGCGATACCTATGTATTGGGCGGCGGTTGGATAGACTAA